In Enterobacter sp. 638, a single window of DNA contains:
- a CDS encoding HI1450 family dsDNA-mimic protein, translating to MEMDLNNRLTEDETLEQAYDIFLELAMDNLDPADVILFNLQFEERGGAELFDPSEDWSEHVDFDLNPDFFAEVVIGLAETDGGEINDIFARVLLCREKDHKLCHILWRE from the coding sequence ATGGAAATGGATCTGAATAATCGTCTTACTGAAGACGAAACGCTTGAGCAGGCCTACGATATTTTCCTCGAACTGGCGATGGATAATCTCGATCCCGCGGACGTTATCCTCTTTAATTTGCAGTTTGAAGAGCGCGGCGGCGCCGAGTTATTCGACCCGTCCGAAGACTGGAGTGAACATGTCGATTTCGACCTCAACCCGGACTTTTTTGCCGAGGTCGTGATTGGTCTTGCGGAGACCGACGGCGGAGAAATCAATGATATTTTTGCCCGCGTCCTGCTGTGCCGGGAAAAAGATCACAAACTGTGCCATATCCTCTGGCGTGAATAA
- the oppF gene encoding murein tripeptide/oligopeptide ABC transporter ATP binding protein OppF, with the protein MNAIDEKRNVLLEIADLKVHFDIKDGKQWFWQPSKTLKAVDGVTLRLYEGETLGVVGESGCGKSTFARAIIGLVKATEGKVAWLGKDLLGMKPDEWREVRSDIQMIFQDPLASLNPRMTIGEIIAEPLRTYHPKMSRQEARDRVKAMMMKVGLLPNLINRYPHEFSGGQCQRIGIARALILEPKLIICDEPVSALDVSIQAQVVNLLQKLQREMGLSLIFIAHDLAVVKHISDRVLVMYLGHAVELGTYDEVYHNPLHPYTKALMSAVPVPDPDREKNKKIQLLEGELPSPINPPSGCVFRTRCPLAGPECAQTRPVLEGSFRHAVSCLKVDPL; encoded by the coding sequence CAAAACCCTCAAAGCGGTAGATGGTGTCACGCTGCGCCTTTACGAAGGCGAAACCTTGGGTGTCGTAGGTGAATCGGGATGCGGTAAGTCGACGTTTGCTCGCGCCATCATAGGCCTTGTTAAAGCCACTGAAGGTAAAGTGGCGTGGCTGGGCAAAGATCTGCTGGGCATGAAGCCGGACGAGTGGCGCGAAGTGCGTAGCGACATCCAGATGATTTTCCAGGATCCGCTGGCGTCCCTTAACCCGCGTATGACGATTGGGGAGATTATCGCGGAACCCCTGCGTACTTATCATCCCAAGATGTCCCGCCAGGAAGCACGTGACCGTGTGAAAGCGATGATGATGAAAGTAGGGCTGTTGCCTAACCTCATCAACCGCTACCCGCACGAGTTTTCCGGTGGTCAGTGTCAGCGTATTGGTATTGCGCGTGCGTTGATTCTGGAACCTAAGCTGATTATTTGCGACGAGCCGGTTTCCGCGCTGGATGTTTCTATTCAGGCGCAGGTGGTTAACCTGCTGCAAAAATTACAGCGCGAAATGGGGCTGTCGTTGATCTTCATCGCGCACGACCTGGCGGTGGTTAAACACATTTCAGATCGCGTTCTGGTGATGTATCTGGGCCATGCGGTAGAGCTGGGGACCTACGATGAGGTTTACCACAATCCGCTGCACCCTTACACCAAAGCGTTGATGTCCGCAGTACCGGTTCCCGATCCTGATCGGGAAAAAAATAAAAAAATTCAGCTGCTGGAAGGCGAGTTGCCCTCACCGATAAATCCGCCGTCAGGCTGCGTATTCCGTACGCGCTGCCCGCTGGCTGGACCGGAGTGTGCGCAAACCCGGCCAGTACTTGAAGGAAGTTTCCGTCACGCGGTTTCCTGCCTGAAAGTAGACCCGTTATAA
- the cls gene encoding cardiolipin synthase, whose protein sequence is MTTFYTVVSWLVILGYWLLIAGVTLRILMKRRAVPSAMAWLLIIYILPLVGIIAYLSFGELHLGKRRAERARAMWPSTAKWLNDLKSCKHIFAEENSSVASSLFKLCERRQGIAGVKGNQLQLLTTSEDVMQALIRDIQLARHNIEMVFYIWQPGGMADQVAESLMAASRRGIHCRLMLDSAGSVAFFRSPWAGMMRNAGIEVVEALKVNLLRVFLRRMDLRQHRKMIMIDNYIAYTGSMNMVDPRFFKQDSGVGQWIDLMARMEGPVATAMGIVYSCDWEIETGKRILPPPPDANIMPFEQESGHTIHTIASGPGFPEDLIHQALLTAAYSAREYLIMTTPYFVPSDDLLHAICTAAQRGVDVSIIMPRKNDSVLVGWASRAFFTELLAAGVKIYQFEGGLLHTKSVLVDGELSLVGTVNLDMRSLWLNFEITLVIDDAGFGGDLAAVQDDYISRSRLLDASLWVKRPLWQRITERLFYFFSPLL, encoded by the coding sequence ATGACAACCTTCTACACCGTGGTGAGTTGGCTGGTCATTCTGGGATACTGGCTTCTGATCGCAGGTGTGACGCTTCGCATCCTGATGAAACGCCGAGCTGTTCCCTCTGCCATGGCCTGGCTACTGATTATCTACATCCTGCCGCTGGTGGGGATTATTGCGTACCTTTCATTTGGTGAACTGCATCTGGGTAAACGCCGCGCTGAGCGTGCCCGCGCTATGTGGCCGTCGACCGCAAAATGGTTAAACGACCTGAAATCCTGCAAGCACATTTTTGCCGAAGAAAATAGCAGCGTGGCGTCTTCATTGTTCAAACTGTGCGAGCGGCGTCAGGGAATTGCGGGCGTGAAAGGCAACCAGCTGCAGTTGTTGACGACCTCTGAAGACGTTATGCAGGCGCTGATTCGCGATATCCAACTCGCACGCCATAATATCGAAATGGTTTTCTACATCTGGCAGCCGGGAGGGATGGCGGATCAAGTTGCTGAATCGCTGATGGCGGCGTCACGTCGCGGTATTCATTGCCGGTTGATGCTCGATTCTGCAGGGAGTGTGGCTTTCTTCCGCAGCCCCTGGGCTGGGATGATGCGCAACGCAGGTATTGAAGTCGTCGAAGCGTTAAAGGTGAATTTACTGCGCGTGTTTTTGCGTCGTATGGATTTACGCCAGCACCGCAAAATGATCATGATCGACAACTATATTGCTTATACCGGCAGCATGAATATGGTTGATCCGCGCTTCTTCAAACAAGATTCAGGCGTGGGACAGTGGATCGATTTGATGGCGCGTATGGAAGGCCCCGTCGCTACTGCAATGGGTATTGTGTATTCCTGCGACTGGGAAATTGAAACCGGTAAACGCATTTTGCCGCCACCGCCCGATGCCAATATCATGCCGTTCGAGCAGGAAAGCGGGCATACCATTCACACCATCGCTTCCGGTCCTGGTTTCCCGGAGGATTTGATTCATCAGGCGTTGCTCACTGCGGCCTATTCTGCGCGTGAATATCTGATCATGACCACGCCCTACTTTGTGCCGAGCGATGACCTGCTGCATGCGATTTGTACCGCCGCCCAGCGCGGTGTCGATGTCAGCATTATCATGCCGCGAAAAAACGACTCGGTACTGGTGGGATGGGCCAGCCGCGCATTCTTTACTGAGCTTCTGGCCGCAGGGGTGAAAATCTATCAGTTTGAGGGTGGACTGCTGCACACTAAAAGCGTGCTGGTGGATGGAGAACTCAGTCTGGTCGGGACCGTGAATCTGGATATGCGGAGTCTATGGCTGAACTTTGAGATTACGCTGGTGATTGACGATGCGGGCTTTGGTGGCGATTTGGCGGCCGTTCAGGATGATTACATCTCCCGCTCGCGCTTGCTGGACGCCAGTTTGTGGGTCAAGCGGCCTTTGTGGCAGCGGATCACCGAACGACTGTTTTACTTCTTTAGCCCGTTGCTGTAA
- a CDS encoding YciY family protein: protein MKRSRTEVGRWRMLRQTSRRKARWLEAQSRRNMRIHAIRKCGLSRHRNALVFAVRDL, encoded by the coding sequence ATGAAGCGCAGTAGAACAGAAGTAGGGCGCTGGCGTATGTTGCGACAAACGAGCCGCCGCAAGGCTCGCTGGCTGGAAGCTCAATCCCGCCGCAATATGCGTATTCACGCTATCAGGAAATGTGGGCTAAGCCGTCACCGTAATGCACTGGTGTTCGCTGTCCGCGATCTCTGA
- a CDS encoding ion transporter — translation MSLSVSSVRRRMFRLLFDQNTRSGRHFEGLCGLFALLSVLIIFIESGLGTQYHLTMDEWHLFVWLELFVTLVFTLEYLLRVFSWPNPAKYVFSFWGIIDLATILPLYVMWLWPEISVDYVFAWRAMRAIRVLRVLKLLRLMPSLRVFWKAIFSARHQLILFYSFIAIVMIVFGALMYLIEGPKYGFTTLNASVYWAIVTVTTVGYGDITPHTPLGRIVASVLILIGYSVIAIPTGLITTHMSAAFQNRQQQRKCPQCQQANHEHSARFCNHCGTKLAD, via the coding sequence GTGTCGCTATCCGTTTCTTCAGTTCGTCGTCGGATGTTCCGCCTGCTATTCGATCAAAATACCCGCTCAGGTCGTCATTTCGAAGGATTGTGCGGACTGTTTGCGCTACTCAGCGTACTTATCATATTTATTGAGTCAGGTCTTGGGACGCAATATCACCTGACGATGGATGAGTGGCATCTCTTCGTCTGGCTGGAACTCTTCGTGACGCTGGTTTTTACCCTTGAGTATTTGCTACGGGTTTTCAGCTGGCCCAATCCGGCGAAATATGTCTTTAGCTTTTGGGGCATTATCGATCTGGCGACCATTTTGCCGCTTTACGTGATGTGGCTGTGGCCTGAAATTAGCGTCGATTATGTTTTTGCCTGGCGGGCAATGCGCGCCATACGCGTGCTGCGCGTCCTGAAGTTGCTGCGTCTAATGCCGTCATTGCGCGTGTTCTGGAAGGCGATATTTAGCGCCCGGCATCAGTTAATTCTGTTCTATTCGTTTATTGCCATTGTGATGATTGTATTTGGCGCGCTGATGTATCTGATAGAAGGACCCAAATATGGATTCACCACGCTGAATGCATCCGTTTATTGGGCGATCGTCACGGTGACGACGGTAGGATATGGTGATATTACACCGCATACGCCGCTTGGGAGAATTGTGGCGTCGGTGCTCATTTTGATCGGTTATTCCGTAATAGCGATTCCTACCGGTCTTATCACTACGCACATGAGCGCCGCATTTCAGAATCGGCAACAGCAGCGCAAATGCCCTCAGTGTCAACAGGCGAACCATGAGCACAGTGCGAGATTTTGTAATCACTGCGGGACAAAATTAGCGGATTAA